One part of the Musa acuminata AAA Group cultivar baxijiao chromosome BXJ1-5, Cavendish_Baxijiao_AAA, whole genome shotgun sequence genome encodes these proteins:
- the LOC135674962 gene encoding cyclin-P4-1-like: MDLSVPREAPMAELVEEAHAVPGVVSVLSAILARVAERNDAAGRPVSPRHLASAFRGLARPAISVRGYLERIFRYAGCSPACYVVAYIYLDRFARRHPAASFDSLNVHRFLITSVLTAVKFMDDICYNNAYFAKVGGISLMEMNHLEIDFLFSIGFELNVTPAIFSSYCSILQRELYLQSPPPPPPSTNLHCCLTEDESSSRQQKQGAVQLIFFGT; this comes from the exons atGGACTTGTCTGTCCCAAGAGAGGCTCCAATGGCGGAGCTGGTGGAGGAGGCCCATGCAGTCCCCGGAGTGGTCTCCGTGCTGTCCGCCATCCTCGCGCGGGTGGCGGAGCGCAACGACGCAGCCGGCCGCCCCGTGTCGCCGCGCCACCTCGCGTCGGCCTTCCGCGGGCTGGCCAGGCCGGCCATATCGGTGCGCGGCTACCTGGAGCGCATCTTCCGGTACGCCGGCTGCAGCCCCGCGTGCTACGTCGTCGCCTACATCTACCTCGACCGCTTCGCGCGGCGCCACCCGGCCGCGTCGTTCGACTCGCTCAACGTCCACCGCTTCCTCATCACCAGCGTCCTCACCGCCGTCAAATTCATGGACGACAT ATGCTACAACAATGCATACTTTGCAAAGGTCGGAGGGATTAGCTTGATGGAAATGAACCACCTAGAAATCGACTTCTTGTTCAGCATCGGCTTCGAGTTGAACGTAACTCCTGCCATCTTCAGCTCCTACTGCTCAATTCTCCAGAGGGAACTGTACCTGCAGTCACCTCCTCCCCCCCCTCCTTCCACAAACCTGCATTGCTGCTTGACAGAGGATGAATCCAGCAGCCGCCAGCAGAAGCAAGGAGCCGTTCAGCTAATATTCTTTGGCACATAG